The region GAGGTGAAGACCTTCGACACGCCGGGTTGTGCGGCCATGACCGAGAGTTGCGGGTTCCATGCGACCGCCGCAGTGGCATCGGGCGAGGCGAAGGCGGCGACGATATCGGCGTCGGAAGTGTTGATCGTCTTGACGTCGGTCAGCGCCATGCCGTTGTTGCCGAGCGCGCGGGCGAGCAGGTAGTGCGAGACCGAGAGCTCGGCGAGGTAGACCTGGCGGCCCTTGATCGCGGCCAGCGAGTTTGCGCCCTTGAGCAGGATACCATCGTTGCCGTTGGAGTAATCGCCGACGATGATCGCGCTGGTGTCCTTGCCGCCGGCAGCGGGAATGGTGAGGGCGTCCATGTTGGCGACGGTCACGCCATCGAACTTGCCGGCGGTGTACTGGTTTACCGATTCGACGTAGTCGTTCACCTGCACCACATTGATCTTGATGTGATACTTGTCGGCCCACTTCTTCACGATGCCGGCCTGCTGGGCATAGGGCCAGGGCATCCAGCCGGCGTAGATCGACCAGCCGATGCTGAATTCGGTGCGCTTTTCAGCGACCTTTTCACCGCCGGAGCAGGAGGCCAGCGCCAAGGTCGCTGCGATCAGCGCGGTCTTGCCGACCTTTCCAAGATTGGCACCGATCTGCGTCGCAAAAGCCTGTAGCACCAGCCATTCCCTTCGTGGAGTGAGCTTGATCGCTGCCCCGGACCGGAGAGTCCTTGGTATTACGATCAGCCGCTTTGGTAATACCTGCCCGGCCGAAAGTGCGGATACGTCGATTGACGTAGCGCCCGGTTTGGCGGGTTGGGCCTAAGTCTGGTATACGGGTTCAGTTCAGGGGTTTGCGGGCAAGCAACATGAACATCAGGAAATTTGCAGTCGATATGCTGCCGCCGGTGACGCTGGCGATTGTCGTTTCGTTCTGGGGACTTGCTCCGAAAGCCTGGGTGGAAAACACCTGGACCGCCATCATCATGACCGCGCTCGTGACAACGTGGGTGCTGGGACTCGAACTGGTGCTAGAGCGTCATGCCGGGTGGCGGATGAACCGCCAGGAGTTCTTCACCGACCTGTTCTACATGGTGCTGAACGCGACGCTGATTTCGAAGGTTTCGCAGCTTGTTGGCGAAGCGCCGTTGATGGCCTTCAAGAAGGCAGCGGGGATCGCCACGCCTTGGGCGGCGGAGATGCCGTTCCTGGCGCAAGTGGCGCTGGTGCTGTTCGTCTATGAGTTCGGCCAGTACTGGATGCATCGCCTGATGCACAATTGGACGCCGTTCTGGCTGACCCATGCGCCGCACCACCACATCACGCAACTGAACGCGATGAAGGGCGCGGTGGGCAACCCGATCGAGCTGGTGCTGATCAGCCTGAGCATCGTCGTGCTGTTCGACGTGTCGCAGGCAGCGGTGCTGGGCGCATTCGGCGCAACGGGGGTGATCTCGACCTTTGCGCACGCCAATGTGCGATCGGACCCGCCGAAGTTCTATTCCTGGTTCTTCACCACGATCCGCCACCACAGCCTGCACCACTCGGTCCCTTACGAGGATACGCGCTGCAACTATGGCAATTCGCTGATCCTGTGCGATCGCATCTTCGGAACCTACAAGGAAGGTGAGGCCAGTATCGTCGGGCAGGATGATCGCAGGCGGCTGTCTATCCGCGAGCAGTGGGTTTTCCCCTTCGTGCCGCTGGTCAAGGCGTGGCAGGCACGGCGCGCTGGTGCGCAGGCGGGCAGCAATGGAGTGGCGTAACGACGTTTGCGCCGGTCTGGCGAGGGCTGCCGCAGGAGCTGTAAAAAATCCTGCTTACCCGGTTGACCGGACAGGCAGCCACAGCTAGAGGCCCGACCTGCCCAGCGGACTTCGGTTCCGCGCAACGGGGCGGAGTAGCTCAGCAGGTTAGAGCAGCGGAATCATAATCCGCGTGTCGGGGGTTCGAGTCCCTCCTCCGCTACCAGGCATTTCCCGCAAGATCAGATATATAGTCGCGGCTCTTGCCAGAGGCGAGGCAGTCCTCCGAACAGGCGTTTCGGAACCTGCCGGTATGAGTGACGGTGGCCTGCACTTCTGGCGCCGCACGAGACCGTGCGCGCCTTGGCAAGTTGGGTTTGATCGTGCGGCTGGCCTGGCATTGACTCCAAGCACGCGATGTCTTGCCGTGTCGCGCTGTGACGCGAAACTCCAGTAGCCGTCACTTCGAGCGGTGCAGCCTTCAGGCCGTGAGGCGGTAGCCGAATCCGCGGACGTTTTCGACGATGGGCGGGCCCAGCGCGTGAAGCTTGCGGCGCAGGCGGCTGAGGTAGACTTCGACGATATTCGTCAGCGGATCGTCCTCGATGCCCCACACCGCACGCAGGATCTCGGTTCGCGAAATGACGGTGCCGGGGGATTCCATCAGCAGCCGCAGAACGCCCATCTCCTTGACCGTCAACTGCACCGGCGACCCGGCGCGGGTGAGGGTCATTGTCCGGGGGTCAAAGTGCAGATCGCCCACGGTAAGACTGCCATCGGGCTGGATTGGACTGAAATGGTGTCGCTCCATCCGGCGCTTGACCGCATCCATCCGGGCCAGCAATTCCTCGAATGCGAAGGGCTTGGGCAAGTAGTCATCCGCCCCACCCTTGAGACCGCGGATGCGGTCCGCCACGTCGTCGCGGGCGGTTACCATGATGATGGGTGTTGCCACGGCAGCTTCGCGCAGGGCCGAGCACAGATCGAAGCCACTCATATCCGGCAGGTTCACGTCCAGAAGAATGAAGTCGAACGCAAGGTTCGTCGCCAATTCCAGACCGGTGGCGCCGTCGGTTGCCAGCGTTACCTTGTGGCCCTCCTGGGCAAGGCCGCGGTGCAGCGTTGCGGCGAGTTCGACCTCGTCTTCAATGAGAAGCAGTTTCATGAGCTTGCACCATCTGTCGGCACATCGGACGACATTAGA is a window of Novosphingobium sp. THN1 DNA encoding:
- a CDS encoding response regulator transcription factor, translating into MKLLLIEDEVELAATLHRGLAQEGHKVTLATDGATGLELATNLAFDFILLDVNLPDMSGFDLCSALREAAVATPIIMVTARDDVADRIRGLKGGADDYLPKPFAFEELLARMDAVKRRMERHHFSPIQPDGSLTVGDLHFDPRTMTLTRAGSPVQLTVKEMGVLRLLMESPGTVISRTEILRAVWGIEDDPLTNIVEVYLSRLRRKLHALGPPIVENVRGFGYRLTA
- a CDS encoding putative urea ABC transporter substrate-binding protein — protein: MGANLGKVGKTALIAATLALASCSGGEKVAEKRTEFSIGWSIYAGWMPWPYAQQAGIVKKWADKYHIKINVVQVNDYVESVNQYTAGKFDGVTVANMDALTIPAAGGKDTSAIIVGDYSNGNDGILLKGANSLAAIKGRQVYLAELSVSHYLLARALGNNGMALTDVKTINTSDADIVAAFASPDATAAVAWNPQLSVMAAQPGVSKVFTSADIPGEILDLLVVDTATLKANPDLGKALAGIWYDTMKMMTAQNEQGKQARAAMAKLAGTTPEVFEAQLKTTFLYAQAKDAVAATQDAKLIETMTRVRDFSFSKGLFPGASSADAVGMAFPGGKTLGDPARVTLRFDDSFMKLAADGKL
- a CDS encoding sterol desaturase family protein — encoded protein: MNIRKFAVDMLPPVTLAIVVSFWGLAPKAWVENTWTAIIMTALVTTWVLGLELVLERHAGWRMNRQEFFTDLFYMVLNATLISKVSQLVGEAPLMAFKKAAGIATPWAAEMPFLAQVALVLFVYEFGQYWMHRLMHNWTPFWLTHAPHHHITQLNAMKGAVGNPIELVLISLSIVVLFDVSQAAVLGAFGATGVISTFAHANVRSDPPKFYSWFFTTIRHHSLHHSVPYEDTRCNYGNSLILCDRIFGTYKEGEASIVGQDDRRRLSIREQWVFPFVPLVKAWQARRAGAQAGSNGVA